The following are encoded in a window of Salinibacter grassmerensis genomic DNA:
- a CDS encoding PAS domain-containing protein: protein MLDPSLPDAFARHLLTTVADHSFNALTITRASGAEEPGEIVYVNDAFVDLTGYEAEEVIGETPGVLQGPKTEQEVLDRLGQKLGAGEVFHGRATNYRKDGSEFTMEWKVIPVTESEVDADEESTDETLDGDSIYHVAVQREAPST from the coding sequence ATGCTTGACCCCAGTCTTCCCGACGCATTCGCCCGCCACCTCCTGACGACCGTGGCCGACCACTCCTTCAATGCCCTCACCATTACCCGCGCGTCCGGTGCGGAGGAGCCCGGCGAGATCGTGTACGTCAATGACGCCTTCGTCGACCTGACGGGCTACGAGGCCGAAGAAGTGATTGGCGAGACCCCTGGGGTGCTGCAGGGGCCGAAAACCGAGCAGGAGGTCCTGGACCGCCTCGGCCAGAAACTTGGGGCTGGGGAGGTTTTTCACGGTCGGGCGACCAACTACCGGAAGGACGGCTCCGAGTTTACGATGGAGTGGAAGGTCATTCCCGTCACCGAGAGTGAGGTGGACGCGGACGAAGAGAGCACCGATGAGACCCTGGACGGCGATTCCATCTATCACGTCGCGGTGCAGCGTGAGGCGCCGAGCACCTAG
- a CDS encoding DUF6588 family protein translates to MHSLHIRLLPLLIALAFLIVPPSQAQDTDELGNALSSIGQQYADSYTQPVTDALGANLNAGLFRTAEVGGEGIIPVIDVYVGVAGTGALTSGLQDSFQSQEDDEFKSGGNTFTIDYPENTDLPTVFGDKNFSGEAEILNEDGQKVGSASLPSGLLDTPIAPLAVPQIGAGTVLGTDAQVRFLPETSISDYGSVSLFGLSVRHSLSQYIPLSPVNLAVQGTWQSLSLSGADDSANPGEIVDASGWALNAQVSKSVPVAPITFYGGLQYEQFGVDVGYTFETDAGTSTVSFDQDASNSVRALAGVSVTLAVIQLNVDYALASNNTVSAGVGIAL, encoded by the coding sequence ATGCACAGCCTCCACATCCGCCTCCTTCCGCTCCTGATCGCCCTCGCGTTCCTGATCGTCCCGCCGAGCCAGGCCCAGGACACAGACGAGCTCGGCAATGCCCTAAGCAGCATCGGCCAGCAGTACGCCGACAGCTATACGCAGCCGGTCACCGACGCCCTCGGGGCCAACCTGAACGCCGGGCTCTTCCGCACCGCGGAGGTCGGCGGCGAGGGCATCATCCCCGTGATTGACGTCTACGTCGGCGTGGCCGGCACGGGCGCCCTCACCTCTGGACTGCAAGACTCGTTTCAAAGCCAGGAGGACGACGAGTTCAAATCCGGTGGGAATACCTTCACAATCGACTATCCAGAAAATACGGATCTTCCCACGGTCTTTGGTGACAAGAATTTCTCCGGGGAAGCGGAAATTCTTAATGAGGACGGACAGAAGGTGGGATCTGCCTCCCTTCCCTCTGGACTGTTGGACACTCCCATCGCCCCCCTCGCGGTGCCCCAGATTGGCGCCGGCACGGTCTTGGGAACGGACGCCCAGGTCCGCTTCCTTCCGGAGACGAGCATCAGCGACTACGGCTCCGTCTCCCTCTTCGGCCTCTCCGTGCGGCACAGCCTCAGCCAGTACATCCCCCTCTCGCCCGTGAACCTCGCCGTGCAGGGCACGTGGCAGAGCCTGTCCCTCTCCGGCGCCGACGACAGCGCCAACCCCGGCGAGATTGTGGACGCCTCCGGCTGGGCCCTCAACGCGCAGGTGAGCAAAAGCGTCCCCGTCGCCCCCATCACGTTCTACGGCGGCCTGCAATACGAGCAGTTCGGGGTCGACGTGGGCTACACGTTCGAGACGGACGCCGGCACGTCTACCGTGTCGTTCGACCAGGACGCCTCGAACAGCGTCCGGGCCCTGGCGGGCGTGTCCGTCACCCTCGCCGTCATTCAGCTCAACGTCGACTACGCCCTGGCCAGCAACAACACCGTGAGTGCAGGCGTGGGCATTGCGCTGTAG
- a CDS encoding efflux RND transporter permease subunit: protein MLDRTIQWALTNRLTTLVVAALLLVAGGYAALTMPVDVFPDLTAPQVTVVTESHGMAPEEVETLVTRPVESVVNGAARVRRVRSSSAQGYSIVRVEFEWGTDIYQARQIVSEKLQLVGGQLPDGVDAPVMAPITSIMGEILLVGLTSDEHSMREVRAAADQTLRRRLLAVDGVAQVIPHGGEVKAYQVIIDQERMRTLDVSLAEVRAAAEGGNENAAGGVYQQDGREVLIRGIGRTNEVQEIRATVVASRDGAPIRLRDVAEVRVGTQRPILGTGSVNGEPAVVVSIQKQPGANTLDLTERVSGELDQIQGQLPSGMEVNRSIFRQADFIALAVGNVIEALRDGALLVILVLFLFLWNVRTTAISVLAIPLSLSVALLVMYGLGITINTMTLGGLAIAIGALVDDAIIDVENVFRRLKENAQRPDEETRPVLRVVYEASMEVRGPILNATLIISVVFVPLFFLSGIQGRLLQPLGLAYIVAILASLFVAVTVTPVLCYFLLPTSSTVQDGEDTWLVQRLHRTYRRTLDWALGHSRIVIGGAVLLLVATLATLPLLGRGFLPDFQEGTLVISAVTAPGTGLQASTDIARGIEGRLLEHPAVTATSRRTGRAELSAHAQGANGSEIDVQVDLSVMEMSEVTADVRAALASIPGTNITIGQPIGHRIDHMLSGTRTDIALKIFGPDLYELRDLAERVRTAVQGTPGLADLSVEQQADVSQLRIYPKRQEMAAYGVTPGRLNHTLESLLGGETVSQIREGQQTFGLTLRLDSARRAGAGSIRNVLVNTPAGPRVPVSRLATVRHERGPNTISREDVQRTIVVSANTSGRDVGSVVGDLRQRIEGQVEMPDRYYYEIGGQYESAQQASRTIGGLSLAVLLVVFLLLYQEFGSARAAGLVLVNLPLALTGGVAALFLFLDGTLDIAAMVGFVTLFGIAVRNGILLVSHYLNLLTDDASLRKAVVQGSMERLNPILMTALTAGLALIPLALGGGEPGKEIQTPLAIVTIGGLLTSTVLNMFVVPVLFDQFGSRDAFRAEGEEASLGPE from the coding sequence ATGCTCGATCGCACGATCCAGTGGGCGCTCACCAACCGGCTGACGACGCTCGTCGTGGCTGCGCTGCTGCTCGTGGCGGGCGGGTACGCGGCCCTCACGATGCCGGTGGACGTGTTTCCGGACCTGACGGCCCCGCAGGTGACGGTGGTCACCGAGTCGCACGGCATGGCCCCGGAGGAGGTCGAAACGCTGGTGACCCGTCCGGTCGAGTCGGTGGTAAACGGAGCGGCCCGTGTGCGGCGTGTGCGGTCGAGTTCGGCGCAGGGGTACTCGATCGTGCGGGTCGAGTTCGAGTGGGGGACCGACATCTACCAGGCCCGCCAGATCGTCAGTGAGAAGCTCCAACTCGTCGGCGGGCAGCTTCCGGACGGTGTGGACGCGCCGGTGATGGCCCCCATCACGTCCATCATGGGCGAAATTCTGCTCGTTGGCCTCACCAGCGACGAGCACTCGATGCGCGAGGTCCGCGCCGCGGCGGATCAGACTCTTCGCCGGCGACTGCTCGCCGTCGATGGGGTGGCCCAGGTGATTCCGCACGGCGGCGAGGTCAAAGCCTACCAGGTGATCATCGACCAGGAGCGGATGCGCACGCTCGATGTTTCCCTTGCGGAGGTGCGGGCGGCGGCGGAGGGGGGCAATGAAAATGCGGCTGGAGGGGTCTATCAGCAGGATGGCCGCGAGGTGCTGATTCGGGGCATCGGGCGGACCAACGAGGTACAAGAGATCAGGGCCACCGTCGTTGCGAGCCGCGACGGCGCCCCCATTCGTCTTCGTGACGTCGCCGAGGTAAGGGTGGGAACGCAGCGTCCGATCCTCGGCACGGGATCGGTCAACGGCGAGCCGGCCGTTGTTGTCTCGATCCAGAAGCAGCCCGGCGCCAACACCCTGGACCTGACCGAGCGCGTGTCCGGTGAGCTGGACCAAATTCAGGGCCAACTCCCCTCGGGCATGGAGGTCAACCGGTCGATCTTCCGGCAGGCGGATTTCATTGCCCTGGCCGTGGGCAACGTCATTGAGGCGCTTCGGGACGGGGCCTTGCTCGTGATTCTCGTCCTGTTCCTGTTTCTCTGGAACGTGCGCACGACGGCCATCTCGGTGCTCGCCATTCCGCTGTCCCTGTCGGTCGCGCTGCTGGTGATGTACGGCCTCGGCATCACCATCAACACCATGACGCTCGGGGGGCTGGCCATTGCGATCGGGGCGCTCGTCGACGACGCGATCATCGACGTGGAGAACGTCTTCCGGCGGCTGAAGGAGAATGCCCAACGGCCAGACGAAGAGACGCGGCCCGTGCTCCGGGTGGTCTACGAGGCGTCGATGGAGGTTCGGGGGCCCATCCTGAACGCCACGCTCATTATCAGTGTCGTCTTCGTCCCGCTCTTCTTTCTTTCAGGAATCCAGGGACGGCTCCTCCAGCCCCTCGGCCTGGCCTACATCGTTGCGATTCTCGCCTCCCTCTTCGTGGCGGTCACGGTCACGCCCGTGCTGTGCTACTTCCTCCTTCCGACGTCCTCGACGGTGCAGGATGGGGAGGACACGTGGCTCGTCCAACGCCTTCATCGTACCTACCGCAGGACGCTGGACTGGGCACTGGGCCATTCCCGAATCGTGATTGGCGGCGCCGTGCTGCTTCTGGTCGCCACGCTCGCTACGCTTCCCCTCCTGGGGCGCGGCTTCCTGCCGGACTTTCAAGAGGGGACGCTCGTGATCAGCGCGGTGACGGCGCCGGGCACGGGCCTGCAGGCCTCGACCGACATCGCCCGAGGGATCGAAGGGCGTCTCTTGGAGCACCCGGCGGTCACGGCAACCTCTCGTCGGACCGGACGGGCCGAGCTCAGTGCCCACGCACAGGGCGCCAACGGGTCGGAGATTGACGTCCAGGTGGATCTCTCGGTGATGGAAATGAGCGAGGTGACCGCCGACGTGCGCGCGGCGCTGGCCTCCATCCCGGGCACCAACATCACGATCGGCCAGCCCATCGGGCACCGCATCGACCACATGCTGTCGGGCACCCGCACGGACATTGCCCTCAAGATCTTTGGGCCGGATCTCTATGAGCTTCGGGACCTCGCGGAGCGGGTGCGCACGGCCGTTCAGGGCACGCCGGGGCTCGCGGACCTCTCGGTCGAGCAGCAGGCCGACGTGTCTCAGCTTCGCATCTACCCGAAGCGTCAAGAGATGGCTGCGTACGGCGTCACGCCCGGTCGGCTCAACCACACCCTCGAATCCCTTCTGGGGGGCGAGACGGTCTCTCAGATCCGCGAGGGGCAGCAGACCTTCGGCCTCACCCTGCGCCTTGATTCGGCCCGGCGAGCAGGGGCCGGGTCCATCCGAAATGTCCTCGTCAATACGCCGGCAGGGCCGCGGGTGCCGGTTTCCCGTCTGGCCACGGTGCGGCATGAGCGGGGGCCAAACACCATCAGCCGGGAGGACGTGCAGCGCACGATCGTCGTTTCGGCCAACACGAGCGGGCGGGACGTGGGGAGTGTCGTGGGCGACCTGCGGCAGCGCATCGAAGGGCAGGTCGAGATGCCCGACCGCTACTACTACGAAATTGGCGGGCAGTACGAGAGCGCCCAGCAGGCATCCCGGACGATCGGGGGGCTTTCACTGGCCGTGCTCCTGGTTGTGTTTCTGCTGCTCTACCAGGAGTTTGGGAGCGCCCGGGCCGCCGGGCTCGTGCTGGTCAACCTGCCCCTTGCCCTCACCGGGGGCGTCGCCGCGCTCTTTCTGTTCCTGGACGGGACCCTCGACATCGCGGCGATGGTGGGGTTCGTGACGCTCTTCGGCATCGCGGTGCGAAACGGCATTCTTCTCGTGAGCCACTACCTCAATCTCCTCACGGACGACGCGTCGCTCCGAAAGGCCGTGGTCCAGGGCTCGATGGAACGGCTCAATCCCATCCTTATGACTGCGCTCACGGCGGGCCTTGCCTTGATTCCGCTTGCGCTGGGGGGCGGGGAGCCAGGGAAAGAGATTCAGACTCCCCTCGCGATCGTGACGATCGGCGGGCTCCTCACCTCGACGGTCCTCAACATGTTCGTCGTGCCCGTGCTCTTTGACCAGTTTGGCAGCCGGGACGCGTTTCGGGCCGAAGGCGAGGAGGCCTCCCTCGGCCCGGAGTGA
- a CDS encoding nucleotide pyrophosphohydrolase — protein MPDSPAPPASIAEAIARVTRFREARDWDKYHTPRHLSRAVSVEASELEEEFLWKDASDVAEHLRSDEGREAVKDEVGDVLISILLFCERTGIDPLEALGSKLEKTKEKYPVEDA, from the coding sequence ATGCCTGACTCCCCCGCGCCCCCGGCCTCCATCGCCGAGGCCATCGCCCGAGTCACCCGTTTCCGCGAGGCTCGTGACTGGGACAAGTACCACACGCCACGGCACCTCTCACGGGCCGTGTCGGTGGAGGCCAGTGAACTGGAGGAGGAGTTTCTGTGGAAGGACGCCAGTGACGTCGCGGAGCATCTCCGGTCCGACGAGGGCCGGGAGGCGGTTAAGGACGAGGTGGGGGATGTGCTGATCTCAATTCTCCTCTTCTGCGAGCGGACGGGAATCGACCCGCTGGAGGCGCTCGGGTCGAAATTGGAGAAGACAAAGGAGAAGTACCCGGTGGAAGATGCCTAA
- a CDS encoding sodium:solute symporter family protein, translating to MPEWAIILSICGLYLVLVLGLGVWSGRTVSASVDGYVAGDRTLGVVVLYFVLGASVFSSFAFLGAPGWAYSRGAAAFYIIAYGTVGMVPFYFLGPRARQVGEAFGFVTQAEMLAHRYDSRTLSVVLAALSVVAFVPYLTLQMKGAGLLLSTISDGVVPRWLGALVAYGVVLVYVFASGMMAIGWTNTVQGLFMMAVAWFLGLYLPETLHGGIQPMFEAIAASDKAAMLNVPGLAADGSPWSWAGYSSAVIVSAVGFSMWPHLFMRAFTAKSDRTLKLTVVLYPTFQLFLVPILLIGFAGVLAFPGVAPPDTIVPHLLTQIELSPVLVGLVCAGALAASMSSGDAILHAAASIGLRDGIKPMLSAPMSDTRQRQWIRGLVVATSATAYYFAVFSEVGIVALLLGAYGGVAQIFPLIFAAFYWPRATGAGALAGLLTGIGVNTVFLVAPSLRPFPLHEGIYGLVANVVVFVAVSMLTPPHDRDRLRAYTHSDQLSDRETAAS from the coding sequence ATGCCCGAGTGGGCCATCATTCTCTCCATCTGTGGCCTCTACCTCGTCCTGGTACTGGGCCTCGGCGTCTGGTCGGGGCGCACGGTCTCTGCCAGCGTAGACGGGTACGTGGCGGGCGACCGGACGCTGGGCGTGGTTGTGCTCTACTTCGTGCTCGGGGCCTCGGTCTTCTCCTCGTTTGCGTTTCTGGGCGCCCCTGGCTGGGCCTACTCGCGGGGCGCGGCGGCCTTCTACATCATCGCCTACGGCACGGTGGGCATGGTGCCCTTCTACTTTCTCGGGCCACGGGCCCGGCAGGTTGGCGAGGCGTTCGGGTTCGTCACCCAGGCCGAGATGCTGGCCCACCGGTACGACAGCCGCACGCTCTCGGTGGTGCTGGCTGCGCTCAGCGTCGTCGCGTTCGTGCCCTACCTGACCCTCCAAATGAAGGGGGCGGGACTGCTGTTGTCGACCATCTCCGACGGGGTCGTGCCCCGGTGGCTCGGGGCGCTCGTGGCCTACGGCGTGGTGCTGGTCTACGTCTTCGCCAGCGGCATGATGGCGATTGGGTGGACGAACACGGTGCAGGGCCTCTTCATGATGGCCGTCGCCTGGTTCTTGGGCCTCTACCTGCCGGAGACGCTGCACGGGGGCATCCAGCCCATGTTTGAGGCGATCGCGGCGAGCGACAAGGCGGCCATGCTCAATGTCCCAGGCCTCGCGGCGGACGGGTCGCCCTGGAGCTGGGCGGGCTACAGCTCGGCCGTCATCGTATCGGCCGTCGGCTTCTCGATGTGGCCGCACCTCTTCATGCGCGCCTTCACGGCCAAGAGCGACCGCACCCTCAAGCTGACGGTGGTCCTGTACCCCACCTTCCAGCTGTTCCTCGTGCCCATCCTGCTGATCGGGTTCGCGGGCGTGCTGGCGTTTCCGGGGGTCGCGCCGCCCGATACGATCGTCCCGCACCTGCTCACTCAGATCGAGCTGTCGCCCGTCCTGGTGGGGCTCGTGTGTGCGGGGGCGCTGGCCGCCTCCATGTCGTCGGGGGACGCAATCCTGCACGCCGCCGCCTCCATTGGGCTGCGCGATGGCATCAAGCCGATGCTCTCCGCCCCCATGAGCGACACCCGGCAGCGCCAGTGGATTCGCGGGCTCGTCGTCGCCACGAGCGCCACGGCCTACTACTTCGCGGTCTTCTCAGAGGTCGGCATCGTGGCGCTCCTGCTTGGGGCCTACGGGGGGGTCGCGCAGATCTTCCCGCTCATCTTCGCGGCCTTCTACTGGCCCCGCGCCACCGGCGCTGGCGCGCTGGCGGGCCTGCTGACGGGCATCGGGGTGAACACCGTCTTCCTCGTGGCCCCCTCCCTTCGCCCCTTCCCCCTGCACGAAGGCATCTACGGACTCGTCGCGAACGTGGTCGTCTTTGTCGCGGTGAGCATGCTCACCCCGCCCCACGACCGAGACCGCCTTAGGGCCTACACACATTCCGACCAACTCTCCGACCGGGAGACGGCGGCATCGTAG
- a CDS encoding DNA polymerase domain-containing protein, which translates to MPPPPDVTTPAPVDATQSAADTALFGKDPMPRLVDVHPMMDRPSDEPARVRVYQRSEDFATIHEQEDTFFPFFFLSDFSLLADRYRGGDVHTATPLSGDNFYQYLLTFETWSDYWDAIRQVENRSDSDQQQPDELYRVGSPAQQYLMQTGRSCLLGMTLDDLHRLQLDIEVYSEDSFPNADRPDDKVIIVALSDNRGWDEVLHLRDGIGEEQLLQELVYVVQERNPDVIEGHNIFEFDLAYLLDRCALHGVDFAIGRDGSVPRTYDSSMRFAERTVDYPAVDIVGRHVIDTYFQVMSFDVFSRDLPDYSLKTAARYFGLAPEERTYIEGAEISTAWRTDRATLLEYALDDVTETKRLAGHLSGSTFYLAQMLPMTYGSSARRGPAGKIESLFVREYLRQHHALPRSEWGSQSMGGYTDIFITGVMGPIVYADVESLYPSIMLNYDVQPSGDTLDLFPQLLERLTDLRLETKEDMRNAEEEEVRSELDARQSSYKVLINSFYGLLGFGLSAFNDFEEADRVARTGQKILRQLIDEIQERGGTVIEVDTDGVLFVPPEDVRGEQAEIDYTVNLTEAMPQGIRVGFDGRYKKMLSYKKKNYALFTYDDELKFKGSSLISRSNEPFGRDFVRKAIRRLLNHDVEGLHELYVDTRDKIVNSDWESVESFARTETLKDTLEQYEADVNEGQRPRAATYELARKKQSHTDKPVKKGDRITYYITGDDANVTAFKHCRRAEEWDPEDPDENTAYYLKRLDEFASKFEPFFDEHDFRLVFAPEDLFGFSAEGIDIQTTRHESEYEDSQDEVPF; encoded by the coding sequence ATGCCGCCTCCGCCGGACGTTACCACTCCTGCCCCCGTCGACGCGACCCAGTCGGCGGCGGACACGGCCCTGTTTGGAAAGGACCCGATGCCTCGCCTCGTGGACGTCCATCCGATGATGGACCGTCCGTCGGACGAGCCCGCTCGGGTGCGCGTCTACCAGCGATCAGAGGACTTTGCCACGATCCACGAGCAGGAGGACACCTTCTTCCCGTTTTTCTTCCTCTCCGACTTCTCGCTGCTCGCGGATCGGTACCGGGGCGGGGACGTCCACACGGCCACCCCGCTGAGCGGCGACAATTTTTATCAGTACCTGCTCACCTTCGAGACGTGGAGCGACTACTGGGACGCCATCCGGCAGGTCGAGAATCGGTCGGACAGCGATCAGCAGCAGCCCGACGAGCTCTACCGGGTCGGGTCTCCCGCCCAGCAGTACCTCATGCAGACCGGGCGGTCGTGCCTCCTCGGTATGACGCTGGACGACCTGCACCGCCTACAGCTCGACATTGAGGTGTACTCCGAGGACAGTTTCCCGAACGCCGACCGCCCCGACGACAAGGTGATTATCGTTGCCCTCTCCGACAACCGGGGCTGGGACGAGGTGCTGCACCTCCGCGACGGGATCGGGGAGGAGCAGCTGCTCCAGGAGCTCGTCTACGTCGTCCAGGAGCGGAATCCGGACGTGATCGAGGGCCACAACATCTTCGAGTTTGACCTCGCCTACCTCCTCGATCGGTGCGCCCTGCACGGCGTTGACTTTGCCATCGGGCGCGACGGGTCGGTCCCCCGCACATACGACTCTAGCATGCGCTTCGCGGAGCGGACGGTGGACTACCCGGCCGTCGACATCGTGGGGCGCCACGTCATCGACACCTACTTCCAGGTGATGTCGTTCGACGTGTTCAGCCGCGACCTCCCGGACTACAGCCTCAAAACGGCCGCCCGCTACTTCGGCCTCGCCCCCGAGGAACGCACCTACATCGAAGGGGCCGAGATCTCGACGGCTTGGCGCACCGACCGGGCGACGCTACTGGAGTACGCGCTCGACGACGTGACCGAGACGAAACGGCTGGCCGGCCACCTCTCCGGCTCCACCTTCTACCTCGCCCAAATGCTCCCGATGACTTACGGCTCGTCGGCACGGCGCGGCCCCGCGGGCAAGATCGAGAGCCTCTTCGTCCGGGAGTACCTGCGTCAGCACCACGCCCTCCCCCGCAGCGAATGGGGCAGCCAGTCGATGGGCGGCTACACCGACATTTTCATCACGGGCGTCATGGGCCCCATCGTTTACGCCGACGTGGAGAGCCTGTACCCGTCCATCATGCTCAACTACGACGTGCAGCCGTCCGGCGACACGCTGGACCTCTTTCCGCAGCTCCTGGAGCGGCTCACGGACCTGCGCCTGGAGACGAAGGAGGACATGCGCAACGCCGAGGAGGAGGAGGTGCGCAGCGAGCTCGACGCGCGGCAGTCCTCCTACAAGGTTCTCATCAACAGCTTCTACGGCCTTCTCGGCTTCGGGCTCTCGGCCTTCAACGACTTCGAAGAGGCCGATCGCGTGGCGCGCACGGGGCAGAAGATTCTGCGGCAGTTGATCGACGAGATTCAGGAGCGCGGCGGCACCGTGATCGAGGTCGACACGGACGGGGTCCTGTTCGTGCCCCCCGAGGACGTGCGGGGGGAGCAGGCCGAGATCGACTACACCGTGAACCTGACGGAGGCCATGCCGCAGGGCATCCGCGTCGGGTTCGACGGGCGGTACAAGAAGATGCTCTCGTACAAGAAGAAAAACTACGCCCTCTTCACCTACGACGACGAGTTGAAGTTTAAGGGCTCCTCCCTCATCTCTCGCTCCAATGAGCCGTTCGGGCGTGACTTCGTCCGGAAGGCCATCCGCCGCCTCCTCAACCACGACGTGGAGGGGCTGCACGAGCTCTACGTGGATACTCGCGACAAAATCGTCAACAGCGACTGGGAGAGCGTGGAGAGCTTCGCCCGCACCGAGACACTGAAGGACACCCTGGAGCAGTACGAGGCCGACGTGAACGAGGGCCAACGCCCACGGGCCGCCACCTACGAACTCGCAAGAAAGAAGCAGAGTCACACGGACAAACCCGTGAAGAAGGGCGACCGCATCACATACTACATCACCGGCGATGACGCCAACGTCACGGCCTTCAAGCACTGCAGGCGGGCCGAGGAGTGGGACCCCGAGGACCCGGACGAAAACACTGCCTACTACCTGAAACGACTCGACGAGTTTGCGAGCAAGTTCGAGCCGTTTTTCGACGAGCACGACTTCCGTCTCGTCTTCGCCCCGGAAGACCTCTTCGGCTTTTCAGCGGAGGGCATTGACATCCAGACCACTAGGCACGAGTCTGAGTACGAGGACAGTCAGGATGAAGTGCCATTCTGA
- a CDS encoding DUF5067 domain-containing protein, translating to MAKQNGHDRSQDQSQPDREGSGREDVVGQSFASERVVLDGKRFEDCTFDTCTLVYGGGSPPHFVRCDFAAPRFVFEDAAQNTIQLMSAIYDGIDERIIEKTFDEIRKGFGTT from the coding sequence ATGGCAAAGCAAAATGGACACGACAGGTCTCAAGATCAGTCCCAGCCGGACCGTGAAGGATCGGGCCGCGAGGACGTGGTCGGCCAGAGCTTTGCGAGTGAACGTGTCGTGCTCGACGGGAAGCGTTTTGAGGACTGCACCTTCGACACCTGTACCCTTGTGTACGGGGGCGGGAGCCCTCCTCACTTCGTGCGGTGCGACTTCGCCGCGCCGCGGTTCGTGTTCGAGGACGCTGCCCAGAACACCATTCAGCTCATGAGCGCGATCTACGACGGCATCGACGAGCGCATCATCGAAAAGACCTTCGACGAGATTCGGAAGGGATTCGGCACCACGTAG
- a CDS encoding PH domain-containing protein, with the protein MNLTDDCAVGKTELVARDSLEMRNDSVSGVAVSQSILGRILSYGTIEVRGEEADGVRFGYIKKPEELRNTMQKYLADVADEAQ; encoded by the coding sequence ATGAATTTGACTGACGATTGTGCGGTCGGGAAGACTGAACTCGTCGCCCGAGACTCCCTCGAAATGAGGAACGATTCCGTGTCCGGAGTCGCAGTGAGTCAATCGATTCTAGGAAGAATCTTGAGCTACGGCACCATCGAAGTCCGTGGAGAGGAAGCTGATGGTGTAAGATTTGGATACATCAAGAAACCAGAGGAACTGAGAAACACCATGCAGAAATATCTGGCGGATGTAGCAGATGAAGCCCAGTAG